Within Deinococcus actinosclerus, the genomic segment GCGGTACCACAGCAGGCGTTTCTTCGCGTCGTCCTCGCGGCCCTGGAGGAGCAGCTGCTGCACCTCGCTGCCCAGGCACCCGGAAAAGGCGATGACGCCCTTGTGGTGCTCGCGCAGCAGTTCGTGATCGATGCGCGGCTTGTAGTAGTAGCCTTCCGTGTACCCGCGACTGCTCAGGCGGCAGAGGTTCTGGTAGCCCTCGAAGTCACGGGCGAGCAGCGTCAGGTGGAAGATGCCCTTCTCGCCGTCCTGCGCGCGCGTCCGGTCGCGGCGGGTCCCCTCGCCCGGCACCACGTACGCCTCGTACCCGATGATGGGTTTCACGCCCATCCCGGTCGCGTAGTTGTAGAAGTGCACCGCGCCGTGCATGTTCCCGTGGTCCGTCATCGCCAGCGCCGGGGTCTGCCCCTCGGGCGTGACCTCCTTGGCCCACTTGAGCAGGTCCTTGAGTTTCGCCGCGCCGTCCAGCAGCGAGTACTGCGTGTGCTGGTGCAGGTGCGCGAACTTCTTCGGGGTGCAGCACGAGCCGTCCGGAACGTGAATATGAGGCTTCGCGGGATCGGCAGACGCGGTCATCCAATCAGGATAGAGCCCCCCCGGTCACGGCGCTGTGACACCGGGACTTGACGCGCCGGGCGTCACGATCAGCACCGAATCGAACGCCTGAGCGCGCAGCCAGGAGGCCAGTTCAGGGGCCGGCGCCTCGCCCGATGCCGGGGCCGGGGCGCGCCGGGACACGGCGGTCACGGCGAACGGCTGCACGGCGTCCTCGGCGATGCGGCGCAGCGGCACGGTCCAGTGCCCGCCCATCACGCCACCCGCCTGCCGGAAGGGCAGCTTCAGCGCGGGGGCCTCCACCGGCTGCCCGGCGTCCGTGAAGGTGCGCCGCTCGTCCTGCATCCACGCCCACACCGTGGCCGCGAACGACCGCCCCTGCGGGAAGTCCTGCCACGCCACCAGGCACAGCGAGTCCGCCTGCACGCTGCCGGCCGGGAAGTCCCGGCAGCTCACCCGCGTGAAGCCCAGTCTGGCGGCAGAGCTCCACTGGCTGTTCGTGGTGAAGCGCGCCGCCTGCGCCCCGAGATCCCGCGAGCCCCACGCGCACATGGCCCCGACCAGCGCCAGCGGCGCGGCGTACAGCAGCGCGGCCCGCCACAGCGGCAGGGGCGGCAGCGCGGGCAGCGTCCGCAGTTCCGGGTGTCGCCAGAGTTGCATGGGCGCGGCAGCCTTCCCCAGGGTGCCGAAGGCCCCCCAGTAGGCATGCGCGTACGCGCCGAAGGCCAGCGCCTGCACCAGGAACCACCACGGGAACAGCTCGATGACCCGGCCCGCCAGCCGCGACAGCGGACTGCTGACCGCCAGCACGGTCAGTCCAGCCAGCATTCCCAGCAGGAACACCCCCTGAAGAAGCAGCGTCAGCCGCAGCGGGCCGGAGCGCGGACGGCACTGCGGGCCGTCCTCACGGACCGGGGTCGAGGTGCGGTCAGTCATCGGCCCGCTCCAGCGTGGCCTGCGCCAGGGGCAGCGCCGCGTCGGGCAGGGGCGCAGCGCGGCCCACGATGACCGGCCCCTCGTACCGCAGCGTGAACGGCACCTGCCGCAGCCCGGCGCGCAGCGTGACCCGCGCCTCCCCCACCACCCGGTCCCCCTGACGGGTCAGGGGCAGAACGCCGCCCTCCACCCGCCCGCCGGCCGCCGTGACCGCCTCGTGGAGGAGGTCGGCCATCAGGGGGCCGTCCACGTTCGCCTGCACGCACCGGTCGCCCCGCACCGGACAGGCCATCATAGTCAGTTCGAGGTCGCGGGCCGACCGATCGAAGGCCGTCCGGGCCGTGAGGTTCACGTCCCGCGTCAGCTCACGGTCGATCAGCAGCGCGCCGCCCAGCAGCAGGGCCAGGGTGGGCAGCAGGTAGAAGGGCAGCGACGCCCGCCAGTCCCGGACCGGCCGTTCCCCCCGCAGGGGCCACAGGGCGTGCAGCAGCGTTCCGAGGGCCGCGCCCAGGATCAGCGCCGCGCTGATCAGGCCGGGCCAGGGAAAATCCGCTGCGGAGCGCTGCACGCCGCGGAGCAGCCCTGGCAGTTGCAGGGCACCGGCGGCGCCCAGCAGGGCCGCGCTGATCAGCATCTGCCGTCGGGGGTTCATCTCCTGGCAGGGTACCGGCCCGGGTGCCTGGGCGTTCGCTCAGGTGCGCGGCCGTTCAACGTGGGGGGACGTAAGAACCCTGCAAGGGCGGGCGGGTCACCCTGTACTCATGAGACCGGGCCGGCTGGAGTTGCGGGTGGCGTACGTGCTGTTCGCCCTGCTGATCCTGGAATCGTTCCTGGTGGCGCTGCTGGTGCCGCGCCCGCAGGCGTTCGTGGTGATCCTGCCGGTCCTGGCGACGCTGGGCGTGGCGGCGTGGCTGGCGCCGCAGCTGGTGCGGCTGCTGCGCGGGCACCGCGAGCTGAAGGAGGCCTACGCGCAGGAGCTGCACTTCGCGCGGCAGGTCATGGAGTCCGTCGAACACGGCCTGACCGTGACGGACGAGGACGGGCGGTTCGTGTTCGTGAACCGGGCGTACGCACAGATGCTGGGCGTGCCGCCCGAGCGGATCCTGGGGCGCACGCCGTTCGAGTTCACGGCGGCCGAGGACCACGCCGCCCTGAACGACGCGCGCGCGCAGCGGTCGGCGGGCACGTCGAGCACGTACCGCACCCGGCTGCGCCGCCCGGACGGCTCGCTGCTGGCCGTGGTGATCACGGGCTCGCCCCGCTGGCACGCGGGGCGGATCGTGGGGAACGTGGCGGCGGTGGTCCCGGCGCAGGACCTGCGCGCCGAGGGGAGCGGCGGCCCGTCCTGACCGGGCGGGCCGGGCTCAGTACAGTTTGTCGAGCACGTCGTCTTTCATGACGAAGGCGTTGTCGCGGGTGGGGAACTCGCGGGCGCGGACGTCGGCGGCGTACGCGGTGATGGCCTCGCGGGCGGCGCGGCCGAGTTCGGCGTAGCGCCGGGCGATCTTCTTCTCCTCGCCCTCGTAGATGCCGAGCAGGTCGTGCGTGACGAGCACCTGTCCGTCGCAGCTCACGCCCGCGCCGATGCCGATGGTAGGAATGATCAGGCGCTCGCTGATGAGTTTCGCCAGTCGCGCGGGGATGGCTTCCAGCACGACGCTGAACGCCCCGGCACTCTCCAGCGCGAGTGCGCCGTCCAGGGTGGCGCGGGCCGTGGCGTCGTCCTTGCCCTGCACGCGCAGCCCGCCCTGGGCGGTGGCGGTCTGCGGCATCAGGCCCACGTGCCCCATGACCGGAATGCCGTTGCGGGTGAGGGTCTGCACGACCTGGAGGATCTCGGGGCTCGAGCCTTCCATCTTGATGGCGTCGGCGCCGGTCTCCTGGATGACGCGCACGGCGTTGCGCATGGCGTCCTGCACGCCGGTGTGGTACGTGCCGAAGGGCAGGTCCACGACCATGAAGGTGTCGGGCGCGCCCCGGCGCACGGCGCGGGCGTGGTGGATCATGTCGCCCAGCGTGACGGGCGCGGTGCTGTCGTAGCCCAGCACGACGTTGCCCAGGCTGTCGCCGACCAGGATCAGGTCCACGCCGGCGGCCTGCGCGTGCTTCCCGCCGGGGTAGTCGTAGGCGGTCACCATGACCAGCGGCTGCGCGGAGTGCTGCAACTCCGGAATGCTGCGTTTCATGCCCGGAGCGTAGCAGGGCCGGGCAGGCGTGGACGGTGACCGGCGCGGGGACCCGCTTGATCACACGGATGCCGTCCGTTTCGCCCGCCACCCGGCCCTTCACCGGGTTGCCCACGCCACGCCCGGCACCCGCTTCTCTCCCCCTCGCCTCCGCCCGGACTGAACGGTGGGTGCACACCCTTCAGCCGGCGTCCGGGTCAGTCCTCGATGTCCGCGAGGTTCATGGCGCGCAGTTCGGGGGCCAGCGCGGCGGTGGCGGCCACGACGATCAGGGTGACAATGCCGCCCAGCCAGACGCTGCGGGCGGTGCCGAGCAGCCGGGCGGCGATCCCGCTCTCGAAGGCGCCGAGTTCGTTGCTCGCGCCGATGAACATGCCGCTGACGGCGTTCACGCGGCCGCGCATGTGGTCGGGGGTGTTCAGTTGCAGGGTGGCGCTGCGGATGACCATGCTGATGCCGTCGAACACCCCGGCGGCGACGAGGGCCAAGACGCTCAGGGCGAGGTTGTGCGACAGGCCGAAGACGATCATGCTGACGCCGAAGCCCGCGACGGCCAGCAGCAGCGTGCGGCCCGCGCCGCGGCCCGGGGGGCGGCGGGTGGCGAGCAGCATCACGGCGAGCGCCCCGACGCTGGGCGCGGCGACAAGCAGGCCCAGCCCGGTGGGACCGACCCGCAGGATGTCGCTGGCGAACACCGGCAGCAGCGCGATGGCCCCGCCGAACAGCACGCTGAACAGGTCGAGCGCCATGCTCCCGACCAGCACCTGCCGCTGGAGCACGAACGCGAGGCCGGCCTTGATGCTCTGCCCGAGCGGTTCGCCGGGCGTGAAGGCGGGGCGGCCCTTGCTTTTCACATACAGCACGCAGCCCAGCGAGATCAGGAACAGCGCGAACGCGACGGTGTACGCGCCCTGTGGGCCGCGCCAGGCGTACAGGGCGCCGCCCAGCGCGGGGCCGATGATCCCGGCGGCCTGCCACGCGCTGGAGCGCCAGGCGCTGGCGCGCAGCAGCAGTTCGCGCGGCACGACCTGCGCCTGGAAGGCCGGGAGGGCCGGGTCGGAGAAACCGCGCGCGATCCCCAGCGCGAAGATCAGCGCCAGCAGCGGCCAGATGCCCCCGGCCTGGGCGTGCGGGGCGTACAGCGCGAACAGCGCCGCGCACAGCACCTCCACGCCGATGGTCAGGAGCAGGATGCGGCGGCGGTCCGTCCGGTCGGCCACGACGCCGCCCAGCAGCGCGAGGCTCAGGGCGGGGATGGCCTCCACGAGCCCCAGCAGCCCCAGCGTGAGGGGGTCTTTCGTGAGCTGGTACATCTGGTACGCGACCGTCAGGGCGACGGCGCGTGAGGCGAGGGTGCTGGTGACGGCGGCGATCAGCATGGCCCGGAATTCCGGGTAGGCCAGCACGTCACGCCCGGCCGGGGGGTGGAGGCAGGCGTGGGGGTGGGGACGGTCACCGCGTGAGTGTAGGCGCCGCCCCGCACCCCCGGCGCGGCGCGGGTCACACAGGGGCCGCCGGGGGCGGTCTCAGGAGTCGGCCGGCCCCCGGTCCACCCCGCGACTCAGCTCTTGATGACCTCGCCGTAGCTGTGCAGCACGAGGTAGATGATCCAGCCGGTCACGGCCACGTACAGCCACACCGGCACCGTCCAGCGCACCCAGGCGCGGTGCTTGTTGAAGTACCCGCGCGCGGCGGGCAGGTCGATGTTGTTCAGGTTGCGGGCGGCCCGCAGGCCCTTGTAGGCGTTCCACAGCGCGCCCAGCGCCAGGGGCAGGTTCGCGGCGGCCAGGATGATGTGGCTGATCAGCAGCGCGAAGTACGCCGTGCGCCACGCCTCGGGCCCGGCGTATTTCTTCTCGTAGCCCAGGCCCAGGCGGGTGAGGTACAGCACGAGGAAGATGGTGGCCAGGGTGCTGGCAACGATCATGGCGCGCATGTGGGCCTCGCGCAGGCCACGTTTGATCAGGTACACGCCCACGCACAGGGCCAGGCCGCTCAGGACGATCGTGATGACCGCCCACTGGTTGATGGTTTCCGCCATAGTCCTGCCCAGTGTACGGGGGCGCGTCCAGGGCAGGTGTCCGCCCCGCCCGGAGGTGGGGGGACAATCCTCTGCGGGGGCAGGCAGGTAGAATGCTGGGCAGTTGACCCCCGCCCCAGCCCCTCGTGGGCGGCCGGGCGGCGAGGATGGTGACGATGAGTGGAACGCTGACAGTTCCGCGCGCCCGCGCGGGCGTGTGGCTCCCCCGGCTGGCCTGGGCGGCGCTGATCTATAACGTGCTGGTAATCCTGTGGGGCGCGGTGGTGCGCATCACGGGGGCCGGGGCGGGGTGTGGGGATCACTGGCCGCTGTGTAACGGCGTGGTGGTGCCGCAGAGCCCCACGCTCCATACCGTGATCGAGTACAGCCACCGCCTGACCAGCGGCGCCAGCGGCCTGCTGGCGATCGCGCTGGTGGCGCTGGCCTTCCGCGTGACGCCCAAGGGCCACCCGGCGCGCCTGGGCGCGGCGCTGTCCTTCGCGCTGATCCTGCTCGAAGGACTGGTGGGGGGCGTGCAGGTGCTGCTGGGCCTGACGGCCGACAGTACCGATCCGGCGCGCGGGTTCGTGCAGGGCATTCACCTGGCGAACACGTTCCTGCTGCTGTCGACGCTGCTCCTCACGGCCCTGTGGGCCAGCGGCGCGCCCCGGCTGCGGCTGCGCGGTCAGGGCCTGGTGGGCGGCTGGAGCTACGTGGGCCTGGGCCTGATGCTGGTGCTGGGGATGGCGGGGGCCGTGACGGCGCTGGGGGACCTGCTGTTCCTGCCCGCCGACGGCAGCACGCCCATCGAGACGGTCAAACGCGACTTCGCCGTGACGGCCTCGGTCATCGAGAACCTGCGGGTGGTGCACCCGATGCTGGCGGTGCTCACGAGCGCCTTCCTGGTGTGGCTGGGCGTGTTCCTGCGCCGCGAGCGCCCGGGGGCCGAGGTGCAGCGCTGGAGCGCGGCGCTGTGGGGCGTGCTGGCGGCGCAGATGGTCGCCGGCTTCGCGAACGTGACGCTCAAGGCGCCGGGCTGGATGCAGCTCGTGCACCTGCTGCTGGCGCTGGGCCTGTGGCTGGTGCTGGTCATGCTGGTCTACCGCGCCCTGACGGGACTGACCGTGCAGGGAGCCCCGCGCGCTAGGGTGAAGGGGAACGTATGACGACTTCTGAGCCCATCCCCGCCGATGCGGCGCCCGCCCGGGCGACGTGGCGGGATTACCTGTCGCTGACCAAACCGAAGGTCATCAGCCTGCTGCTCTGGACGACCATCACGGCGATGTTGATGGCCGAGCGGGGCCTGCCGGACCTGTGGCTGCTGGTCGTCGTGAGCCTCGCGGGCTACATGTCAGCCGGGTCGGCGGGCGTGTTCAACATGATCATCGACCGCGACATTGACCTGAAGATGGCGCGCACGGCCCAGCGGCCCACCACGAGTGGCCTGATCAGCACCCGCGACGCCGCCGCGTTCGGCGGGGCGCTGCAGATCCTGTCGTTCGCCATGCTGTGGGTCTGGGCCACGCCCCTGAGCGCCTGGATGAGCCTGGCGGGTTTCCTGACGTACGTGGTCGTGTACACGCAGCTGCTCAAGCGCAACACCTGGCACAACATCGTGCTGGGCGGGGCTGCCGGGTGCTTCCCGCCGCTGGTGGGCTGGGCGGCGGTGACGGGCGACCTGAACCTGTTCGCGTGGTTCCTGTTCGCGATCATCTTCTTCTGGACGCCCGTGCACTTCTGGGCGCTGGCGCTGATGATCAAGGAGGAGTACCGCGAGGTCGGGATTCCCATGCTGCCCGTCGTGCACGGCGACCGCCTGACGGTGGCGCAGATCGGACTGTACGCCATCTACACGGTGGTGCTGTCGGTCATGCCGGTGTTCTTCCGCGAGGTCGGGGCGATCTACTTCGTCACGGCGGCCGCGCTGGGCGCGTGGCTGCTGGTGCTGTCCTGGCGCCTGTACCGGCACGTGATGGCCGGGAAGGCCGTGGAGCGCAAGGTGGCGGTGCCGCTGTACCTGTACTCGATGCTGTATCTGGCGCTGCTGTTCGTGGCGGCCGCCGCCGACCGGATGATCTTCGCGGCGCTCGGCTGAGCGTTTCTTCCCTGCGCGGCCCCCGGACACCGACCGTCCGGGGGCCGCGCCCTGCACTTCCCACCTTCCGGGAACCCGGATGGCGCATGATGGGCGGGGACTGGAGAAAGGTCAGGACACTTGCCCGAGACTCATCTGGTCTCATGGGGGGTATGCCTGACCGGTCGGTAGAATGTGGGCGGTATGCTTGAACGCTGACCGCGAGTGGCGGCCCAGCGTCATGCGCACCCCCGCGTGACGCTTTAGACTGCAAGCAGAGGAAAGGAGTGACGTTGAATACCACCACACACCGCCACAGCGGCACACGGAGGCGAGTCCGGCAGGCCCTGCCCATCGCGGCGATCCTGGGCGCGACTCTACTGACCGGCTGCCAGCAGGTGAACCAGTCCCTGACCATCGGGGACATGTCATCCGCTTACAACCGGGAGATCTTCTGGATGAGCATCTGGGCGATTGCTCTGTCCATCATCATCTTCATCGGCGTGTCGTACGCGCTGTTCTACACGGTGCAGAAGTTCCGTGAAGACAAGCACGACGCCCCGCCCGCCCAGTTCCACGGGAACAACAAGCTCGAGACCATCCTGGTCGCGGTGCCGGTCGTGATCGTGATCCTGCTGAGCGTGCTGACCGTCAAGAGCATGGCGGTGCTGAACCCCACGCCCAACCAGGCGACCAAGGTGGACGTGCTGGCCCGGCAGTTCTGGTGGAACTTCTCCTACCCCGAGGTCACCAGTGACGCGGGCGGCGTGGTCACCAACGGCAACGAGCTGATCATGCCCACCAAGGAGGCCGTGGCGCTGACCATCACCAGCGGCGACGTCATCCACGGATTCTGGGCGCCGAACATCGGCGGTCAGCGCGCCGCGATGCCCAGCGTGAAGAAGACCTGGCAGGTCGACACCGACCGCGCCGGGGTGTACCAGGGCAACTGCTCGCAGCTGTGCGGGGCCAGCCACGCCAACATGCGCTACAAGGTCGTCGCACTCGATCAGGATCGGTACAACACCACCCTGGCCGCCATGAAGGCCTACCGCGCCCCCGAACCCGCCCCCGGCAGCGCCGAGGCGCGCGGCTTCGCGCTGTTCATGCAGGGCAAGGCCAGCACGGGCGCGATCGCCTGCGCCAGCTGCCACCGCGTGCAGGGCACGCCCGCCGCGGGCGTCGCCGGCCCGGACCTGAGCTTCTTCGGCACGCGCCGCACCCTGGGCGCGGGCATGTGGGAAGCCATGACCGACGCGCAGTGGACGGACGCCAAGGCCGCCGAGGAACTGCACGCCTGGCTCAAGCACAGCCCCGTGGTCAAACCCGGCAGCCTGATGCCCCGCTACGACGGCGGCGAGTACATGGTGCAGGGCAAGATGGCCAAGGGCGGCACCCTGACCGACGCCGAGATCGATGACATCGCCGCCTACCTGCGCAGCCTCAAGCTGCCGGAAGAAGCGGACTACTGGAAGGGGACGCCCGTGAACGGCGCGCCCAACGGAGGCAACCAGTGACCGTCCAGCATGCCCCCGTTCAGGAGTCCGGGGCCCGTCCGGGCCTCTGGGCCGTCCTGAAGGACTACATGATGACGACCGATCACAAAAAGATCGGGACGCTCTACATCTCGACCAGCATCCTGGGCTTCGCCATCGCCGGGATCCTCGCGGTGCTGATCCGCCTGCAGCTGGCCGTGCCGGACAACACCTTCCTGGTGGGCAACACCTACAACCAGGTGCTGACCATGCACGCCGCGCTGATGATCTTCTTCTTCCTGATCCCGATCGGCCTGTTCGGCTTCGGGAACTGGTTCCTGCCGCTGCAGCTGGGCGTGCGGGACGTGGCGCTGCCGCGCGTGAACACCTTCGCGGTGTGGCTGTTCATCTTCAGCCTGATCCTGGTCGTGCTGGGCCTCGCCAACGGCGGCGCGCCCGGCGTCGGCTGGACCTTCTACTACCCCCTGAGCGTCGACGCCAACCAGACCGGCGTGGCCGTGCTGATGGTGGCCCTGACCCTGAACGGCATCGCGTCGCTGCTGGGCAGCGCGAACTTCGCGGCCACCGTCGTGAACATGCGCGCCCCGGGCATGAGCCTGTGGCAGATGCCGGTGTTCGCCTGGAGCATCTTCGCGACC encodes:
- a CDS encoding COX15/CtaA family protein, translated to MSGTLTVPRARAGVWLPRLAWAALIYNVLVILWGAVVRITGAGAGCGDHWPLCNGVVVPQSPTLHTVIEYSHRLTSGASGLLAIALVALAFRVTPKGHPARLGAALSFALILLEGLVGGVQVLLGLTADSTDPARGFVQGIHLANTFLLLSTLLLTALWASGAPRLRLRGQGLVGGWSYVGLGLMLVLGMAGAVTALGDLLFLPADGSTPIETVKRDFAVTASVIENLRVVHPMLAVLTSAFLVWLGVFLRRERPGAEVQRWSAALWGVLAAQMVAGFANVTLKAPGWMQLVHLLLALGLWLVLVMLVYRALTGLTVQGAPRARVKGNV
- the coxB gene encoding cytochrome c oxidase subunit II → MNTTTHRHSGTRRRVRQALPIAAILGATLLTGCQQVNQSLTIGDMSSAYNREIFWMSIWAIALSIIIFIGVSYALFYTVQKFREDKHDAPPAQFHGNNKLETILVAVPVVIVILLSVLTVKSMAVLNPTPNQATKVDVLARQFWWNFSYPEVTSDAGGVVTNGNELIMPTKEAVALTITSGDVIHGFWAPNIGGQRAAMPSVKKTWQVDTDRAGVYQGNCSQLCGASHANMRYKVVALDQDRYNTTLAAMKAYRAPEPAPGSAEARGFALFMQGKASTGAIACASCHRVQGTPAAGVAGPDLSFFGTRRTLGAGMWEAMTDAQWTDAKAAEELHAWLKHSPVVKPGSLMPRYDGGEYMVQGKMAKGGTLTDAEIDDIAAYLRSLKLPEEADYWKGTPVNGAPNGGNQ
- a CDS encoding MFS transporter, with translation MLAYPEFRAMLIAAVTSTLASRAVALTVAYQMYQLTKDPLTLGLLGLVEAIPALSLALLGGVVADRTDRRRILLLTIGVEVLCAALFALYAPHAQAGGIWPLLALIFALGIARGFSDPALPAFQAQVVPRELLLRASAWRSSAWQAAGIIGPALGGALYAWRGPQGAYTVAFALFLISLGCVLYVKSKGRPAFTPGEPLGQSIKAGLAFVLQRQVLVGSMALDLFSVLFGGAIALLPVFASDILRVGPTGLGLLVAAPSVGALAVMLLATRRPPGRGAGRTLLLAVAGFGVSMIVFGLSHNLALSVLALVAAGVFDGISMVIRSATLQLNTPDHMRGRVNAVSGMFIGASNELGAFESGIAARLLGTARSVWLGGIVTLIVVAATAALAPELRAMNLADIED
- the panB gene encoding 3-methyl-2-oxobutanoate hydroxymethyltransferase, with protein sequence MKRSIPELQHSAQPLVMVTAYDYPGGKHAQAAGVDLILVGDSLGNVVLGYDSTAPVTLGDMIHHARAVRRGAPDTFMVVDLPFGTYHTGVQDAMRNAVRVIQETGADAIKMEGSSPEILQVVQTLTRNGIPVMGHVGLMPQTATAQGGLRVQGKDDATARATLDGALALESAGAFSVVLEAIPARLAKLISERLIIPTIGIGAGVSCDGQVLVTHDLLGIYEGEEKKIARRYAELGRAAREAITAYAADVRAREFPTRDNAFVMKDDVLDKLY
- a CDS encoding PAS domain-containing protein; protein product: MRPGRLELRVAYVLFALLILESFLVALLVPRPQAFVVILPVLATLGVAAWLAPQLVRLLRGHRELKEAYAQELHFARQVMESVEHGLTVTDEDGRFVFVNRAYAQMLGVPPERILGRTPFEFTAAEDHAALNDARAQRSAGTSSTYRTRLRRPDGSLLAVVITGSPRWHAGRIVGNVAAVVPAQDLRAEGSGGPS
- a CDS encoding DUF420 domain-containing protein, which codes for MAETINQWAVITIVLSGLALCVGVYLIKRGLREAHMRAMIVASTLATIFLVLYLTRLGLGYEKKYAGPEAWRTAYFALLISHIILAAANLPLALGALWNAYKGLRAARNLNNIDLPAARGYFNKHRAWVRWTVPVWLYVAVTGWIIYLVLHSYGEVIKS
- a CDS encoding heme o synthase, which translates into the protein MTTSEPIPADAAPARATWRDYLSLTKPKVISLLLWTTITAMLMAERGLPDLWLLVVVSLAGYMSAGSAGVFNMIIDRDIDLKMARTAQRPTTSGLISTRDAAAFGGALQILSFAMLWVWATPLSAWMSLAGFLTYVVVYTQLLKRNTWHNIVLGGAAGCFPPLVGWAAVTGDLNLFAWFLFAIIFFWTPVHFWALALMIKEEYREVGIPMLPVVHGDRLTVAQIGLYAIYTVVLSVMPVFFREVGAIYFVTAAALGAWLLVLSWRLYRHVMAGKAVERKVAVPLYLYSMLYLALLFVAAAADRMIFAALG